The Tolypothrix sp. PCC 7712 region TTATACAAGGGGAGAACTCCAAAAATTTTGGAATTTCATTACCCCAGAGCCGCTAACACCAGATAACCGCTATAAGGAAGTTCTGAGTACAGAAACTCCCATTATGCAATTTGTCAGCCGCAATAGTATTCCTATTGATTATGTACTAAATCGGTTGCAAGAAATTACTGTATTGAGAGTATTAAAAATCTTAGAGCGACCGGATATTATTACTCAATATTATTCAGAACGTGATTTTTACTTTCCTGTTGAAAAATTTATCAATTGGGAAAGAATAGATGTAATTAATACTGTGTATGCGTACTGGTCTAAATACGATATTTGGCTGCAAATTGACCCTTACGATCGCGGACGGCGACAATATACTTTAATGGCCAAAGATATGGCTACCTTAATTAATAAAGCGACTTATGATTTAGCCGTGATGTTAAGCGGTTATCAAAGCCGTGTAGGTAAGGTGAACAGCCTATTTCCTATTCGTACATTTCCCGCAGATATTCAAAACTTCACAGACACAGTACAACAAGCAATTCTCAATCAAAATCAGTTAGCTGTGGTTGTACATGGCGAACCCGGTACAGGTAAAACTGCATGGACACAAGCAGTAGCCCAAGAAATTCTTGTACCTTTAGGCTTTGTGATTTTTATCTTAGATCATGATGCAATTACTAATTTTGTACCACCCACTTATCTAGAAAGAATTTGCATCATTATTAATGAAGCTGATAACTTAGCGCAAAATCGTGCTTATGAAGTAGCGCAATATAACAATAAAACCGAACATATTCTTAGTTTATTAGATGGTACTTTGTACCAAAGCGTAGTTGATGAATCTGGTATTCAGATGAAGCAGCGTTTAGTAGTATTGATGACTTGCAATACTACAGAAAGATTAGATCCAGCAATGTTACGCAAGGGAAGAGTAGATTTAATCTATGAATTTAATCAAAAATTTGTTTAATAATAAGTAGGGCGATGCAATTAAAGATAACTAGCAAAGGCTGTCATTTGTTATTTGTCATTTGTCATTTGTCCTTGGTCATTGGTAAGGGATTTCCAAGAAATAAATTATTCCATCTTGCCCGCCCCACAATAAATACTGGGATATTTTTTATTTGGAAGTCCCTAAGTCAGGCTTATTTATGTTGCGTGAACTACCTACACTGCCGCAAGCGGTCAGTGTAGGCTTCCCAAATCATTGGGAACTGCCTCAGACTTGGTGGATTTTTTACGTCCAGAAGTCTTTGGTCTTACATCCCCTCCTTGGGCAGAAGTGCTAGTTCCTAACACCAAAAGTCGCAAACCTTCATTTCTGATATTGACCGCAGCATTGATGTCCCTATCATGCTGCTTTTGGCAGTGTGGACAATCTACAAACCTAACTTTCAATGA contains the following coding sequences:
- a CDS encoding AAA family ATPase, whose protein sequence is MVFDDFRNNDGNSANNNRQNLLSSGWRPFQRDFDLVYFGQVLFHDTQELTQKTINLASYYADALGRRDYSWWANILNVASDYTRGELQKFWNFITPEPLTPDNRYKEVLSTETPIMQFVSRNSIPIDYVLNRLQEITVLRVLKILERPDIITQYYSERDFYFPVEKFINWERIDVINTVYAYWSKYDIWLQIDPYDRGRRQYTLMAKDMATLINKATYDLAVMLSGYQSRVGKVNSLFPIRTFPADIQNFTDTVQQAILNQNQLAVVVHGEPGTGKTAWTQAVAQEILVPLGFVIFILDHDAITNFVPPTYLERICIIINEADNLAQNRAYEVAQYNNKTEHILSLLDGTLYQSVVDESGIQMKQRLVVLMTCNTTERLDPAMLRKGRVDLIYEFNQKFV